The bacterium genome segment GTGGCCCTTGCAAGAAGTAATGAGTAATGAGCAATGAGTCTCCTTCGGTACTTTCATAACTCATGACTCATTACTTTGCTACTGTTTCTACGTGGTTGTCCCTTGCGCATCTGCTCTAAGTTGATTTTTAGAAGAAGTCCTTTGCGATCCACTCCATTTTTCACGAGTTCTATTTCTGGCAAGTCCTCTTTCTCTTCCAGGTTTGCAATCTGCATCAAGATCAATTCGAGATCGCCCACGAGTTTTTCCAACCGTCCGTCATTTTCATCTGACAGTTCTTTCTTCAAGTAGGATGCTTCTTGAATCAGATCCTGCGACAATGCTTTTTGCTTCGTGATATCCACAGCGCTTGCATCGTCTGATTCCGCATTGAAATTAACCATGCCAAGCAGTAAGACTTCCGAGCGGCCGAGAAAATCCTGCGTCCTCTGCTCAAGCTTTGCCTGGACTACGGGTGGTGTAGAAGGCTTCGTTCGTGTGACCGGTCCGGGAGTAAACTGGTTGAATCTTCCCAGAATCACACCGATACCGATCAACAAAATTACTGCGGCTGCGCGATATGCCCATCGGGTCCATTGCGGAGCAACCTTTGGTTTTTCCTGTTGCATCCGTTTTTCGAGCCGGTCGTAGTAGCCATCCCAGAATTGCTGATCCGGTTCAACACGGACGCGCTGGTTCATCACTCCCAGCGCGCGCTTCATTTTTCGAAACGCTTTCCGGCATTTGACGCAGGAGCGCAAATGAGCGCGAAAGTTTTCTCGAGACTCCGGATCAAGCTCGTCATAAAGTGCTTCGATAAATAAAGGTCGAACCTGTTTACATGGCTTCATTGGAATTCATCCTGTCGGGGGCCAAGTGCTCCCAACTCTTTTTGTAATCGTTGAATCGCGCGAAAAAGCTGCGCTTTCACGGTTCCCTCTGAAATTCCGAGCGCTTCCGCAATTTCCCTCAACATGAGTTCATTGTAGTGCCGCATCACAAATATCGAACGCTGCCTCGGAGGCAATTTTTGCAACGCTTGTTCGATCTGTTCCTGAGTCGAGCGGGCATGCAGTTCTTGTTCCGGATTCTTACCATTCGTTGCTTGCTCATACACCTTTTTATCAATATCTACAATTTTTAAGTGTTTGCGGCGAGTTTTGTCGATGCATGTATTCATGGCAATGCGATACAACCAGGAGCTCAATTTTGCTTCGCCTCTGAAATCTTTAATAGCCGTAAACACTTTCATAAAAACTTCCTGCGATAAATCCTCGGCATCATGGTGATTCCCCGTCATATCGAGAGCCATATAGAAGACCTTCTGCTTGTATTTCTCGACCAGTTCCTGGAACGCCGCCATTTCCCCGCGTTGAACATTCTCAATAAGAATCTGCTCTTCATTCGTCATAACCGCTGTTTGAATGTTGGACGGCATTTTGGCCCTAAAGGTTTACTTCTTGCGCCGGCGAGACGCCCGCGCTACTTTGTTTACAAGGTTGCACTTCAACTCAATACGAATTAGTGTTTCTATCGGGCTCAGTTTACCCTATGCGAAAGCGATTTCTTCTCTGTTCGGCTCAAGGATTCGGAAACCTCGTCTGGCAGCCTCTCGCTGACATTTACCGGATCGGGAACGGTTGGTTGGTCAAACTGGATCTTGCCGGTATCCGCCTGGAAGACGTCGAGATAAAAACCAAAGGAAATTGCCTGACGATCGAAGGAATCCGGCGGGATTTTCAAGAGGAAGAATCTCACAACTACTACGCGATGGAGATTTCCTATAACCGTTTTAGAAAATCGATCGAGTTGCCTGTGCAACTTGAGCACGCCGAAATCAAACTCGATTATAGAGATGGAATGCTTTTGATACGAATCGAGCAGGAGGTTAACAAAAATGACTGATACCCAGACTCTGCCGCTGCTTCCCGTTAGAAATACCGTAGTTTTTCCGTACGTTCTCACGCCATTGTCCGTAGAAAGGCTTATTTCGGTCAATTCTGTTCAAGCAGCAGCCGCCAGTGAAGAAAAAGAAATCTTCATTGTGTCGCAAAAAAACAATGTGGATGACCCGAC includes the following:
- a CDS encoding Hsp20/alpha crystallin family protein, whose protein sequence is MRKRFLLCSAQGFGNLVWQPLADIYRIGNGWLVKLDLAGIRLEDVEIKTKGNCLTIEGIRRDFQEEESHNYYAMEISYNRFRKSIELPVQLEHAEIKLDYRDGMLLIRIEQEVNKND
- a CDS encoding sigma-70 family RNA polymerase sigma factor, whose protein sequence is MPSNIQTAVMTNEEQILIENVQRGEMAAFQELVEKYKQKVFYMALDMTGNHHDAEDLSQEVFMKVFTAIKDFRGEAKLSSWLYRIAMNTCIDKTRRKHLKIVDIDKKVYEQATNGKNPEQELHARSTQEQIEQALQKLPPRQRSIFVMRHYNELMLREIAEALGISEGTVKAQLFRAIQRLQKELGALGPRQDEFQ
- a CDS encoding zf-HC2 domain-containing protein, coding for MKPCKQVRPLFIEALYDELDPESRENFRAHLRSCVKCRKAFRKMKRALGVMNQRVRVEPDQQFWDGYYDRLEKRMQQEKPKVAPQWTRWAYRAAAVILLIGIGVILGRFNQFTPGPVTRTKPSTPPVVQAKLEQRTQDFLGRSEVLLLGMVNFNAESDDASAVDITKQKALSQDLIQEASYLKKELSDENDGRLEKLVGDLELILMQIANLEEKEDLPEIELVKNGVDRKGLLLKINLEQMRKGQPRRNSSKVMSHEL